Proteins found in one Candidatus Abyssobacteria bacterium SURF_5 genomic segment:
- the aprA gene encoding adenylyl-sulfate reductase subunit alpha: MADFQNVEITTDLLICGGGMAACGAAVEAAYWAKKSGVKVTLVDKAAMDRSGAVAMGLSAINQYVGLKDGENTLEDYIKYVRNDLMGITREDLVASIARHVDSTVHLFEKWGLPIWKDAEGKYVHEGRWQLMINGESYKVLVAEAAKNALGMDNIYERVFIVEPLLDGDRIAGAVGFSVRENKFYVFKAKAVLAAMGGAVHVFKPRSAGEGLGRAWYPPWNSGSSLYFTARAGAEQTCQEVRFIPVRFKDGYGPVGAWFLLFKSRATNAMGGDYMVERKPELQNWLPYGNVKPVPANLRNYLGMLDIMEGKGPIYMRTEEAIQKLAEAEPDEKKRKKKLKELESEAWEDFLDMTISQAVLWAGTNVQPEEKPSEIAASEPYFIGSHSGASGAWVSGMKDLAPPEYFWGYGHMSTVKGLFCAGDASGASSHKFSSGSCTEGRIAAKEAIRFIVENNTQPKVDAAAVAALKERLLKPLEIFQQFKGASSDPNINPNYMKPKMFMFRLQKVMDEYAGGVTAQFTTNKKSLERALELIGYLKEDSDKLAAEDLHELMRCWENVQRLWQAEVHVRSMLFREETRWPGYYFRSDFPKMDEQNWKVFVNAKCDPKTGQWEMAKRPVISIIS, translated from the coding sequence GTGGCTGATTTTCAAAATGTAGAAATTACTACCGATCTCTTGATATGCGGCGGCGGAATGGCGGCGTGCGGCGCTGCTGTTGAAGCTGCATATTGGGCAAAGAAAAGTGGCGTGAAAGTGACGCTGGTTGACAAGGCGGCGATGGACCGCAGCGGCGCTGTGGCCATGGGGCTTTCGGCCATCAACCAGTACGTGGGCCTGAAAGACGGCGAAAACACGCTGGAAGACTACATCAAGTACGTTCGCAACGACCTCATGGGGATCACGCGCGAGGACTTGGTCGCCAGCATCGCCCGGCACGTGGATTCCACCGTGCATCTGTTCGAAAAGTGGGGGCTCCCCATTTGGAAAGATGCTGAAGGCAAGTACGTCCATGAAGGCCGCTGGCAGCTCATGATCAACGGCGAATCCTACAAAGTGCTCGTCGCAGAGGCTGCGAAAAATGCGCTCGGCATGGATAACATCTATGAGCGCGTGTTCATCGTCGAACCGTTGTTGGACGGTGATCGGATCGCCGGTGCTGTCGGTTTCAGCGTCCGCGAAAACAAATTCTATGTCTTCAAAGCAAAGGCCGTTCTGGCTGCCATGGGCGGCGCAGTGCACGTCTTCAAACCTCGCTCAGCGGGTGAAGGTCTGGGGCGCGCCTGGTATCCGCCGTGGAATTCGGGCTCCAGTCTGTATTTCACCGCTCGCGCCGGCGCTGAGCAGACCTGTCAGGAAGTGCGCTTCATCCCGGTGCGCTTCAAGGACGGGTACGGTCCGGTCGGCGCCTGGTTCCTCCTGTTCAAATCCAGGGCCACCAACGCCATGGGCGGCGACTATATGGTCGAACGGAAACCGGAACTGCAGAATTGGCTGCCGTACGGCAACGTGAAGCCGGTCCCGGCGAATCTGAGAAATTATCTCGGTATGCTCGATATCATGGAAGGCAAAGGCCCCATCTACATGCGCACTGAAGAAGCCATTCAGAAGCTGGCCGAAGCCGAGCCTGATGAGAAGAAGAGAAAGAAGAAGCTGAAGGAACTTGAGAGCGAAGCGTGGGAAGACTTCCTCGACATGACCATTTCACAGGCCGTCCTATGGGCCGGCACAAATGTCCAGCCCGAAGAGAAGCCGTCGGAAATCGCGGCGTCCGAACCTTATTTCATCGGTTCGCATTCCGGCGCGTCCGGTGCGTGGGTCAGCGGCATGAAGGACCTCGCTCCGCCGGAGTACTTCTGGGGCTATGGCCACATGTCGACCGTGAAAGGGCTGTTCTGCGCGGGTGACGCATCCGGCGCCTCCAGCCACAAGTTCTCCTCCGGTTCCTGCACCGAAGGCCGAATTGCGGCGAAAGAAGCCATCCGCTTCATCGTCGAGAACAACACTCAGCCCAAAGTGGATGCGGCAGCGGTTGCCGCTCTGAAGGAAAGACTCCTGAAGCCGCTCGAAATCTTCCAGCAGTTCAAGGGAGCCTCGAGCGATCCCAATATCAATCCGAACTACATGAAGCCGAAGATGTTCATGTTCAGGCTTCAGAAGGTCATGGACGAGTACGCTGGCGGTGTCACCGCGCAGTTCACTACCAACAAGAAGTCGTTGGAGCGGGCGCTTGAATTAATCGGTTACCTCAAAGAGGATTCCGATAAACTCGCGGCCGAAGACCTGCACGAGTTGATGCGCTGCTGGGAAAACGTCCAGAGGCTGTGGCAGGCCGAAGTGCACGTCCGCAGCATGCTCTTCCGTGAAGAGACTCGCTGGCCCGGATACTACTTCCGGTCCGATTTCCCGAAGATGGACGAGCAAAACTGGAAGGTTTTCGTCAACGCGAAATGCGACCCGAAGACCGGCCAGTGGGAAATGGCAAAAAGACCCGTCATTTCCATCATCAGCTAG
- a CDS encoding FAD-dependent oxidoreductase, which produces MMAADYLRMGIVKVQKTNPVEPFPESKDINKTILVVGGGIAGMTAALESAAAGYDVVLVEKSPQLGGWMAKLKKSTPRTAPYDSIEDTGIEEKIKQVQQNERIKVFTSAQIESINGGPGVFDVKLKGDGDTFRVGAIVQATGWKPYRPANLGHLGFGSLPNVITNVEMEEMAKSGSIARRSDGKKAKNVVFIQCAGSRDKNELSYCSSICCLNSLKQAAYVREQDPDAKAYIVYENMRTPGQYEYFYKKMQQDPGVFLTKGSVAGVKPNGDGSMEVEIKNSLLGEDILVDADLVVLATGMLPNAADGEKIRAVKDARSFLASDQGGPQVEEMKKKIAMWESHEGTEILNLNYRQGPDLPTLQYNYPDSHFICFPYETRRTGIYAAGAVRAPMDGLGSVEDATGAAFKAIQCVEMLSRGETVLPRAGDRSYPEFFLQRCTQCKRCTEECPFGTLNEDVKGTPLPNPTRCRRCGICLGACPERIISFKNYSVDQVASMIKAINVPDEFEEKPRVLVLACENDAYPAFDIAGQKGLKYSSFVRIIPVRCLGSVNVIWINEAFAKGFDGVMLFGCKYGDDYQCHFIRGSELMNTRGENVREKLKTMALENERVELHQVQISDWHKLPGLVNDFMEVIESVGMNPFKGM; this is translated from the coding sequence ATGATGGCCGCCGATTACCTGCGAATGGGGATCGTGAAAGTGCAAAAGACCAACCCGGTCGAGCCGTTCCCCGAAAGCAAGGATATCAATAAAACAATTTTGGTTGTCGGTGGGGGCATCGCCGGAATGACCGCGGCGCTCGAAAGCGCGGCCGCCGGATATGATGTCGTCCTGGTTGAGAAAAGCCCTCAGCTCGGCGGGTGGATGGCCAAGCTGAAGAAATCGACTCCCCGCACGGCCCCCTACGACAGCATCGAGGATACCGGCATAGAAGAAAAGATAAAGCAGGTACAGCAAAACGAGCGAATCAAAGTTTTCACCAGCGCCCAGATCGAATCGATCAACGGGGGCCCAGGCGTGTTCGATGTCAAGCTCAAGGGCGACGGCGACACCTTCCGCGTTGGAGCAATTGTTCAGGCTACCGGATGGAAGCCTTACCGGCCGGCCAACCTTGGCCACTTAGGTTTCGGTTCGCTACCGAACGTCATTACGAACGTCGAAATGGAAGAGATGGCGAAGAGCGGCAGCATCGCCCGCCGGTCCGACGGAAAGAAAGCCAAAAATGTCGTGTTCATCCAATGCGCGGGGTCGAGGGACAAGAATGAGCTCTCCTACTGCTCGTCAATCTGCTGCCTCAATTCGCTGAAGCAGGCGGCATATGTCCGCGAGCAGGACCCCGATGCGAAAGCATACATCGTTTACGAAAACATGAGGACGCCGGGCCAATACGAGTATTTCTACAAGAAAATGCAGCAGGATCCCGGCGTCTTTTTGACGAAGGGCAGCGTTGCAGGCGTCAAACCGAACGGCGATGGCTCGATGGAGGTCGAGATCAAGAACAGCCTGCTCGGGGAGGATATCCTTGTCGACGCCGATCTCGTCGTCCTTGCAACCGGGATGCTGCCGAATGCGGCCGACGGCGAAAAGATCCGTGCCGTCAAGGACGCCCGATCTTTTCTCGCCTCCGACCAAGGAGGCCCGCAGGTCGAAGAGATGAAGAAGAAGATCGCCATGTGGGAGAGCCATGAGGGCACCGAAATCTTGAACCTTAACTACCGTCAGGGACCGGATCTTCCGACCTTGCAGTATAACTATCCCGACTCCCACTTCATCTGCTTCCCCTATGAAACGCGGCGGACGGGCATCTATGCCGCCGGCGCGGTTCGCGCCCCGATGGACGGTCTCGGGAGTGTGGAGGATGCCACCGGCGCCGCCTTTAAAGCGATTCAGTGTGTCGAAATGCTTTCGCGCGGCGAGACTGTGCTTCCGCGTGCAGGCGACCGCTCGTATCCGGAATTCTTCCTTCAGAGATGCACCCAATGCAAGCGGTGTACCGAAGAATGTCCGTTCGGCACTCTGAACGAGGATGTCAAAGGAACTCCGCTGCCCAATCCTACACGGTGCAGGCGGTGCGGCATCTGCCTGGGCGCGTGTCCGGAACGCATCATCAGTTTCAAAAACTATTCCGTTGACCAGGTTGCTTCGATGATCAAGGCGATCAATGTGCCCGACGAGTTCGAGGAGAAACCGAGGGTCTTGGTGCTTGCCTGCGAGAACGATGCGTATCCCGCGTTCGATATAGCGGGACAAAAGGGACTGAAATACAGCTCGTTTGTGCGGATCATTCCGGTGAGATGCCTCGGCTCGGTCAATGTGATCTGGATCAATGAGGCCTTCGCCAAAGGGTTTGACGGCGTGATGTTGTTTGGCTGCAAGTACGGCGACGATTACCAATGCCATTTTATACGCGGCAGCGAATTGATGAATACGCGCGGAGAGAACGTCAGGGAGAAACTGAAGACGATGGCGCTTGAAAATGAGCGCGTCGAGCTGCACCAAGTTCAGATATCCGATTGGCACAAACTGCCCGGCCTCGTGAACGACTTCATGGAGGTCATCGAATCGGTAGGAATGAACCCGTTCAAGGGTATGTAG
- a CDS encoding CoB--CoM heterodisulfide reductase iron-sulfur subunit A family protein, with product MSTNGKILVIGGGISGISAAADAAEFGYDVVLVEKEPCLGGRVIRMNQYFPKLCPPSCGMEINVRRIRQNPKIKVYTMAEIEKVSGGPGDYSVSIRIRPRYVTGKQPVGQAHLDAVTTEVPNDFNYGMNSTKALHLPHETAFPMLHVLERSKLGAEEVEKLMAASPAGAIDLDMKEEVVEEKVGAIIIAAGWRPYDVAKLDNLGAGKYPNVITNVMMERLASHTGPTGGKITRPSDGKEPATVAFVQCAGSRDENHLPYCSALCCMGSLKQARYVRENLPEAKITIFYIDIRTIGRFEKFYYDLLDDPNISFIKGKVAKITEDAATGNPIVEAEEVMPGEKLREQFDMVVLATGVVPSTADLNIPGLKLEKDSDGFVIDSPNGSGIFAAGCAKRPLDVSRSVKDATAAVMKAIQLIRR from the coding sequence ATGAGTACTAACGGCAAGATTCTCGTAATCGGCGGCGGCATCAGCGGCATTTCCGCGGCTGCCGACGCTGCTGAATTCGGCTACGATGTGGTGCTCGTCGAAAAAGAACCCTGCCTCGGCGGCCGCGTCATACGAATGAATCAGTATTTCCCAAAACTGTGTCCGCCTTCTTGCGGCATGGAAATCAATGTGCGTAGAATCCGCCAGAACCCGAAGATCAAGGTCTACACCATGGCCGAGATCGAGAAGGTTTCCGGAGGTCCCGGAGATTATTCCGTCAGCATCCGCATTAGGCCGCGCTACGTGACGGGGAAACAGCCGGTCGGCCAGGCCCATCTCGATGCCGTTACCACGGAAGTCCCAAACGATTTTAATTACGGCATGAACTCGACCAAGGCGCTGCATCTCCCGCATGAGACGGCGTTCCCGATGCTGCACGTGCTCGAGAGGAGCAAACTCGGCGCGGAAGAAGTCGAGAAGCTCATGGCCGCTTCGCCCGCCGGCGCGATTGATCTCGACATGAAGGAAGAGGTCGTCGAAGAAAAGGTGGGCGCCATCATTATTGCCGCTGGTTGGCGCCCCTACGATGTCGCCAAACTGGATAACCTGGGCGCCGGCAAATACCCGAACGTAATCACCAACGTGATGATGGAAAGACTGGCATCCCACACCGGCCCGACCGGCGGGAAAATCACCCGCCCGTCCGACGGGAAAGAGCCTGCCACCGTCGCCTTCGTCCAGTGCGCGGGCTCGCGCGACGAAAACCATCTGCCTTACTGCTCGGCGCTCTGCTGCATGGGCTCATTAAAGCAGGCCCGCTACGTACGGGAAAACCTGCCCGAAGCGAAGATTACCATTTTCTATATCGATATTCGCACGATCGGGCGGTTTGAAAAGTTCTACTACGATCTGCTGGACGATCCCAATATCTCTTTCATCAAGGGGAAGGTGGCGAAGATAACCGAAGATGCGGCCACCGGAAATCCGATTGTTGAGGCCGAAGAAGTGATGCCGGGGGAAAAGCTGCGCGAGCAGTTCGACATGGTTGTCCTTGCAACGGGTGTCGTTCCGTCGACCGCCGACCTGAACATTCCAGGCCTCAAGCTTGAGAAAGATAGTGACGGTTTTGTCATAGACAGTCCGAATGGAAGCGGTATATTCGCCGCTGGATGTGCGAAAAGGCCCCTGGATGTATCCAGGTCTGTAAAAGACGCTACTGCGGCCGTGATGAAGGCTATCCAACTAATCAGGAGGTAA
- a CDS encoding YkgJ family cysteine cluster protein: MKDFEDIKEAILTDAPRFKETDRFKFSCHRGVSCFTDCCADVNIFLTPYDILRMKKRLGISSDEFLSRYTLIPFNEKQQVPVVVLKMLENEKKQCPFLSPGGCTIYEDRPWACRMYPLGLASPKDNGNGEEQFYFLMQEGNCCGFKEEKEWSVRQWLEDQGIIEYNKMGESFKAIALHEYLQQGNHLDPDKMEMYHMACYNLDKFRRFVFESRFLSYFDIDAELAESLRNDDLQLMQFGFRWLRFALFNEPSIKIRDEVLAIRKIQLGKQAQ, encoded by the coding sequence ATGAAAGATTTTGAAGATATCAAAGAAGCCATTCTGACTGATGCGCCTCGATTCAAAGAAACCGACAGGTTCAAATTCTCTTGCCACAGAGGAGTATCCTGCTTTACCGACTGCTGCGCCGACGTAAATATTTTCCTCACTCCCTACGACATCCTGCGGATGAAGAAGCGCCTCGGAATATCATCTGACGAATTCCTCTCGCGTTACACGCTGATTCCTTTCAATGAAAAACAGCAGGTGCCCGTGGTCGTGCTGAAAATGCTGGAAAATGAGAAGAAGCAATGCCCTTTCCTCTCGCCCGGCGGTTGTACGATCTACGAAGACCGGCCGTGGGCGTGCCGCATGTATCCGCTCGGCCTGGCGTCGCCGAAGGACAACGGCAATGGAGAAGAACAATTTTATTTTCTCATGCAGGAGGGGAATTGCTGCGGATTCAAAGAAGAAAAGGAATGGTCCGTCCGCCAATGGCTCGAGGACCAGGGTATTATCGAATATAACAAGATGGGAGAGTCTTTCAAGGCAATCGCGCTGCACGAGTACTTGCAACAAGGAAATCACCTCGATCCGGACAAGATGGAAATGTACCACATGGCGTGTTACAACCTGGACAAGTTCAGGCGGTTTGTCTTTGAAAGTCGTTTCCTGTCCTATTTTGATATAGATGCAGAACTTGCGGAGTCACTGCGAAACGATGATCTGCAACTAATGCAATTCGGTTTCCGCTGGCTCAGGTTTGCGCTGTTTAATGAACCCTCAATCAAGATCCGTGATGAAGTGCTCGCCATCCGGAAAATACAGTTGGGAAAACAAGCACAGTGA
- the aprB gene encoding adenylyl-sulfate reductase subunit beta: protein MPSYVNPEKCDGCKALDKTACQYICPNDLMVLNKDLMKAYNREPEMCWECYNCVKICPTQAVEVRGYADFVPMGANVTPMRSTEDIMWTVKFRSGQIKRFKFPIRTTPEGSAVPDGGWKTGTDDLSSPILFTEPASGGMSDLAKLNK from the coding sequence ATGCCAAGCTATGTGAACCCGGAAAAATGCGACGGCTGCAAGGCATTGGACAAGACCGCGTGCCAGTACATCTGCCCGAACGACCTCATGGTGCTCAATAAGGACCTCATGAAGGCATACAATCGGGAACCCGAAATGTGCTGGGAATGCTACAACTGCGTGAAAATCTGCCCGACGCAAGCCGTCGAAGTCAGAGGGTACGCAGATTTCGTTCCCATGGGCGCAAACGTCACCCCAATGCGAAGCACTGAAGACATCATGTGGACCGTGAAGTTCCGGAGCGGCCAAATCAAACGCTTTAAATTCCCCATCCGCACCACACCGGAAGGCTCTGCCGTTCCGGATGGCGGCTGGAAAACGGGTACAGACGACCTGAGCAGCCCCATCCTGTTCACGGAACCGGCTTCGGGCGGCATGTCGGATTTGGCGAAGCTCAACAAATAA